The following coding sequences lie in one Rutidosis leptorrhynchoides isolate AG116_Rl617_1_P2 chromosome 4, CSIRO_AGI_Rlap_v1, whole genome shotgun sequence genomic window:
- the LOC139904466 gene encoding pentatricopeptide repeat-containing protein At1g71490-like: MLISLLNSLKQSTTQNDLSKAFNTFSLILQQYSQNPSTSHYILQSLASLISCCSLLKSTSQGKQLHAYIITFGFEKSPVLVPKLVTFYSGSNLLRDAYYVTLNLNILHPLPWNVVISSYIRAGFRKDGLFVYQKMVKQGIVPDIFTYPSVLKACGEEFDLGFGKAVHNLIVQSGLGWNLFMYNALVFMYGKCGDLKSARKLFDEMPERDCVSWNSIISGYASKGMWREAFELFDRMQDENVDANMIIWNTVVGGYLKTGDYMRVIKMISQLRTYGDEWDHVAVINGLNACSHIGALRSGREIHGLAIRTCCYAYDNVKNALITMYSRCMDVKHAYIAFNLIGDKSVITWNSIITGFAHLDNAEEATYLFREMLLSKVEPSYVTIASILPLCARVANLQHGKEFHCYVIKHEEFQNYLLLFNSLIDMYARSGKILLARRLFNSLTKKDEVTYTAMIAGYGIQGDGRMAVDLFDEMIRSNIMPDHVTMVAVLSACSHSALVDQGQTLFNKMRDEYGIVARLEHYACMVDLYGRAGLLDKAEETIRTMPYKPTPAMWATVIGGCRIHGHEELGKFAGEKLLEMRPRSSGYYVLVANMYAEFGWWEKLAEVRVLMRELGVNKVPGCAWLDVGDGFTEFSVADTKNVKAVEIYDMLDGLSEQLKEAGYIMSDDKDELMEAFR, from the coding sequence ATGTTAATTTCTCTACTAAACTCTCTCAAACAATCAACAACTCAAAACGATTTATCAAAAGCATTCAACACTTTTTCATTAATCTTACAACAATATTCCCAAAATCCATCGACATCACATTACATATTACAATCATTAGCTTCACTTATTTCATGTTGTTCACTACTTAAATCAACTTCACAAGGAAAGCAATTACACGCTTATATAATTACTTTCGGTTTCGAAAAATCCCCTGTTTTGGTCCCAAAATTGGTCACGTTTTACTCTGGTTCAAATCTATTGCGTGATGCGTATTATGTCACTCTAAATTTGAATATATTGCATCCTTTACCATGGAATGTAGTTATCTCTAGTTATATTAGAGCTGGGTTTCGAAAAGATGGTTTATTCGTGTATCAAAAAATGGTGAAACAGGGGATTGTACCGGATATATTTACGTATCCCTCTGTTCTTAAAGCATGCGGCGAAGAATTTGATTTGGGGTTTGGGAAGGCTGTTCATAATTTGATTGTTCAGTCGGGTTTGGGGTGGAATTTGTTCATGTATAATGCATTGGTGTTTATGTATGGAAAATGTGGCGACTTGAAATCTGCACGTAaactgtttgatgaaatgcctgagAGAGATTGTGTTTCTTGGAATTCAATTATTTCAGGGTATGCTAGCAAAGGCATGTGGAGGGaagcttttgagctttttgatcgtatGCAGGATGAAAATGTCGATGCAAATATGATAATTTGGAATACCGTTGTTGGAGGGTACTTGAAGACAGGTGACTATATGCGAGTGATAAAGATGATTTCCCAGCTGAGGACTTATGGTGATGAATGGGATCACGTGGCTGTAATCAACGGTTTAAATGCGTGTTCTCATATTGGTGCGTTAAGATCTGGAAGAGAAATTCATGGTTTGGCTATTCGGACGTGTTGCTATGCTTACGATAATGTGAAAAATGCATTGATTACGATGTATTCAAGGTGTATGGATGTTAAGCATGCTTATATTGCGTTTAATTTAATTGGAGATAAAAGTGTGATTACATGGAATTCAATAATAACAGGCTTTGCACATTTGGACAATGCAGAAGAAGCCACATATCTTTTTCGGGAAATGTTGCTTTCTAAAGTTGAACCCAGTTACGTGACGATAGCAAGCATACTTCCTTTGTGTGCCCGAGTGGCAAATCTTCAACACGGTAAAGAGTTCCATTGTTATGTTATAAAGCACGAAGAATTTCAAAATTACTTATTGCTATTTAACTCACTTATCGACATGTATGCAAGATCTGGGAAAATCTTGTTAGCGAGAAGATTGTTTAATAGTTTGACCAAAAAAGATGAAGTCACATACACTGCAATGATAGCAGGTTACGGGATCCAAGGAGATGGACGGATGGCGGTTGACTTGTTTGACGAGATGATTAGGTCAAACATAATGCCGGACCATGTGACCATGGTTGCGGTTTTGTCAGCTTGTAGTCATTCTGCACTTGTTGACCAAGGTCAAACTTTGTTTAACAAGATGCGTGATGAATACGGGATAGTTGCTCGTTTAGAGcattatgcatgcatggttgatttatatGGGAGAGCTGGTTTATTGGATAAAGCAGAAGAAACAATCAGAACAATGCCTTATAAACCGACACCTGCAATGTGGGCCACGGTTATTGGAGGGTGTCGGATCCATGGACACGAAGAGTTGGGAAAATTTGCCGGTGAGAAACTGTTGGAAATGAGGCCTCGGAGTTCGGGATATTATGTATTGGTGGCAAACATGTATGCTGAATTTGGGTGGTGGGAGAAACTAGCTGAAGTTAGGGTTTTGATGAGGGAATTGGGTGTGAATAAGGTTCCTGGTTGTGCATGGTTAGATGTAGGAGATGGGTTTACTGAGTTTTCGGTTGCAGATACGAAGAACGTGAAGGCAGTTGAGATTTATGATATGCTGGATGGGTTGAGTGAACAATTGAAAGAAGCTGGTTACATTATGTCTGATGACAAAGATGAACTTATGGAAGCATTTAGATGA
- the LOC139840478 gene encoding TGACG-sequence-specific DNA-binding protein TGA-2.1-like, with translation MTPAELCLMWLGGFRPSDIVNLLIVQLELTPEQRSDESYYKNYESDAFLNRKVTSNGRNNATGTNHDLYASDRLRSDTLDKIYGRLITKQFAMALLALNDYLNRITALSVLWISRPK, from the exons ATGACACCTGCAGAGCTGTGCTTGATGTGGTTAGGTGGTTTTCGTCCATCTGACATTGTTAAT CTACTTATTGTTCAACTTGAATTAACACCTGAACAAAGAA GTGATGAGTCGTACTACAAGAATTACGAGTCAGATGCATTTCTCAATAGGAAAGTTACATCTAATGGAAGAAATAATGCAACAGGTACCAATCATGATCTTTATGct TCTGATCGTTTACGCTCGGATACTCTTGACAAGATATACGGCCGCCTAATAACCAAACAATTTGCAATGGCATTGCTAGCACTCAACGACTACCTTAACCGGATTACTGCTTTAAGTGTTTTGTGGATTTCTCGTCCAAAGTAG
- the LOC139840477 gene encoding uncharacterized protein produces MADVAEFTPLNQLNNEMPHSRVHVKVFVNWKKTYFNNPHSAMAIELILIDFKSNKIRATITKNLIPFYEHTFQEGRFFNLANFGVVECDDKVMLVNHKWKILMYRTSSVVTCPSFELQHDGYQTVPFGHITEWKINTTQVFDVVGRLVEMDPLRVKREKGVDTKSIEFLLMNASGTRIKCALWAHHATKLYDYVSGHNNTDLPIYVLIHNCKVRSWQGCPQVSNQLWGSRVYLNEDVPPIITIKAQFDLHLEGDNNSVTPVTELKVATVTNCIVRGRVQKIIAEEGWFTYTCMKCNKKVSSRHCVDTNASVYDCDTCGDVKQVYPRIRTTIRVADSSGECTLVLFDSQLSKMVKKSVAWLREKAEQSGNPYKPPTELNDILLNPFVWHVKVTDFNVHYNYFGFTVESVTDDMDVFKVIDDKLNGEQGVVNDVPTTADVQIAPNQIVTDVKTVIQSTEASAAVNPMEAEMKTWMKRTAYVQRLEDENKNMSNLIANANLIHKQDLIPANKTIIFPESTETESLKFGEVYKSWFNAHNDLISRLRAAMLSNETDTALSPIIKTVFDHLKSFFSKKVGI; encoded by the exons ATGGCAGACGTTGCTGAATTCACCCCTTTGAACCAACTCAACAATGAGATGCCACACAGTCGAGTTCATGTCAAGGTTTTTGTCAATTGGAAAAAGACCTATTTCAACAATCCTCACTCTGCAATGGCGATCGAGTTGATCTTGATCGACTTTAAG AGTAATAAGATACGTGCTACAATTACCAAAAACCTGATTCCGTTTTACGAGCACACCTTTCAAGAAGGACGTTTCTTTAATTTAGCCAATTTTGGTGTTGTTGAGTGTGATGACAAGGTGATGCTTGTCAATCATAAGTGGAAGATTCTTATGTACCGAACAAGCTCGGTTGTAACTTGTCCATCATTTGAGCTACAACATGATGGCTACCAAACTGTTCCTTTTGGTCATATTACTGAGTGGAAGATCAACACGACCCAAGTTTTTG ACGTAGTTGGCCGTCTTGTCGAAATGGACCCACTAAGGGTTAAGCGCGAGAAAGGCGTTGACACAAAATCCATTGAGTTCCTGTTAATGAATGCTAG CGGAACCCGCATCAAATGTGCTTTATGGGCACACCATGCCACAAAACTCTATGATTATGTGTCTGGGCACAACAACACTGACTTGCCAATCTATGTTCTAATTCATAACTGTAAAGTCAGGAGCTGGCAAG GCTGTCCACAAGTGTCTAATCAGCTATGGGGTTCTCGTGTTTACCTTAATGAGGATGTTCCACCGATCATTACAATCAAAGCTCA GTTTGATCTTCATCTTGAAGGCGATAACAATAGCGTCACTCCTGTAACTGAATTGAAGGTGGCAACT GTGACCAACTGCATTGTACGTGGAAGAGTTCAGAAAATAATTGCTGAGGAAGGATGGTTCACTTACACTTGTATGAAATGCAACAAAAAAGTTTCATCAAGACATTGTGTTGACACAAATGCTTCGGTATATGATTGTGACACTTGCGGAGATGTGAAGCAAGTTTACCCGAG AATTAGGACCACAATAAGAGTAGCTGACAGTTCCGGCGAGTGCACGTTAGTTTTGTTTGACTCGCAACTATCTAAGATGGTTAAGAAGAGTGTTGCTTGGTTACGAGAAAAAGCTGAACAA TCCGGTAATCCTTATAAGCCACCCACCGAGTTAAACGACATATTGCTCAATCCTTTTGTATGGCACGTAAAGGTCACTGACTTTAATGTTCACTATAATTACTTTGGCTTTACCGTCGAATCTGTAACCGATGATATGGATGTATTCAAAGTCATTGATGACAAGCTTAATGGGGAGCAAGGTGTTGTGAATGATGTACCTACAACTGCTGATGTACAGATTGCTCCAAATCAG ATTGTGACCGATGTGAAGACTGTCATACAAAGTACTGAAGCTTCTGCTGCAGTCAATCCAATGGAAGCTGAAATGAAAACCTGGATGAAAAGGACC GCATATGTTCAACGTTTGGAAGATGAAAACAAAAACATGTCCAACTTGATTGCGAATGCAAACTTAATTCACAAGCAG GATTTGATTCCAGCAAATAAAACTATTATTTTCCCAGAGTCAACTGAAACTg AATCTCTCAAATTCGGTGAAGTTTACAAGTCATGGTTTAATGCACATAATGATCTTATTTCTCGCCTGCGTGCTGCAATGCTTAGCAATGAAACAGATACAGCATTAAGTCCTATTATAAAGACTGTATTCGATCACCTAAAAAGTTTCTTTTCTAAAAAAGTTGGCATCTAA